One part of the Sporosarcina ureae genome encodes these proteins:
- a CDS encoding ABC transporter permease — translation MKGRFVGVARLSMFIIRQDRLRYVWWLMGIIVLTLIVPPALNELYPTQQDRDVLAETMKNPVMETMVGPGDLANYTLGAMVSHQMLLMTAIAVAVMNILLMVRHTRAEEEEGQAELLRSFPVARDSQLTASMLTLTGVNLLLALLIGVGLSSLSFDSMGVTGSFIYGAALGVIGMFFASITAVCSQLAGSSRGAVGLSFTVMIACYLLRSGTEWIPPFGWLTQVQPYSENNWLPVGGLLVAGAVLFLFAVMLLGKRDIGSGLIPSRNGRAHASVLLRSPIGLAWRLQRTTFLSWSIGMLVLGVSYGSVLGDLDAFFQDNDMLASMIVADENSSLTAQFLPMLMAVLAFISTIPALLSIHKVVGEERKSRVDILLSRSVSRTALFMSYLVLACITAVMMLSFAALGLWLAGTTSMEEPFSFQTVWQAALVHFPAIAVLIGVSSCLIGIAKKAVGLVWLYLFYGFMTLYLGGLFQFPEWMEKLSPFGFVSKLPIEDMNWLYAGGLIVMAILLMIIGINRYTNRDIEG, via the coding sequence ATGAAGGGGCGGTTTGTAGGAGTCGCTCGTCTATCAATGTTCATTATCCGCCAAGACCGACTGCGATATGTATGGTGGCTTATGGGTATCATTGTGCTGACGCTCATTGTTCCACCGGCTCTTAATGAATTATATCCAACACAGCAAGACCGGGACGTGTTAGCGGAAACGATGAAAAACCCAGTGATGGAGACGATGGTCGGTCCTGGTGACCTCGCGAATTACACGCTGGGTGCGATGGTATCGCATCAGATGCTATTGATGACCGCAATCGCAGTCGCTGTCATGAATATTTTATTGATGGTGCGACATACGCGAGCAGAGGAAGAAGAAGGGCAAGCGGAGTTATTGCGGTCATTTCCAGTCGCCCGGGATTCGCAGTTGACGGCTTCGATGCTGACGTTGACCGGAGTGAATCTACTGCTAGCTTTATTGATTGGTGTGGGTCTGTCTAGTCTGTCATTCGATAGTATGGGAGTAACGGGGTCGTTCATTTATGGCGCGGCGCTTGGTGTGATCGGGATGTTTTTTGCGAGTATCACAGCCGTTTGTTCCCAACTGGCCGGAAGTTCGCGGGGAGCGGTCGGGTTGTCATTTACGGTGATGATCGCCTGCTATTTGCTGCGGTCAGGCACCGAGTGGATCCCGCCATTTGGCTGGTTGACGCAAGTTCAGCCGTACAGTGAGAATAACTGGTTACCTGTAGGTGGCTTACTCGTCGCGGGTGCTGTGTTGTTTTTATTTGCGGTGATGTTACTAGGAAAACGGGATATTGGATCTGGCTTGATTCCGTCAAGAAACGGTCGTGCGCATGCATCTGTTTTGTTGCGTTCACCGATTGGCCTCGCTTGGCGATTACAACGGACGACATTCCTATCGTGGTCCATCGGCATGTTGGTGCTCGGTGTGTCGTATGGTTCAGTCCTTGGTGATTTAGATGCGTTTTTCCAAGACAATGATATGCTCGCTTCGATGATAGTGGCGGATGAAAACAGTTCGTTAACTGCCCAATTCTTGCCCATGCTCATGGCGGTGTTAGCATTCATCAGTACGATTCCCGCATTGTTGTCGATTCATAAAGTGGTGGGGGAAGAACGTAAGTCACGTGTGGATATACTGCTTAGCCGTTCTGTTTCTAGAACTGCGTTATTTATGTCGTATCTAGTGCTTGCATGTATTACGGCTGTTATGATGTTGAGTTTTGCAGCACTTGGTTTATGGCTAGCGGGAACTACTTCAATGGAAGAACCTTTTTCTTTCCAAACGGTTTGGCAGGCAGCACTCGTCCATTTTCCAGCCATTGCGGTGTTGATAGGAGTCAGTTCATGTTTGATCGGCATTGCCAAGAAAGCGGTCGGGTTGGTTTGGCTATATCTTTTCTATGGATTTATGACGCTCTATTTAGGCGGGCTGTTCCAATTTCCTGAGTGGATGGAAAAGTTGTCACCTTTCGGATTCGTTTCAAAATTGCCGATAGAGGATATGAATTGGTTGTATGCTGGCGGGTTGATAGTTATGGCGATCTTGTTGATGATAATTGGCATCAATCGCTATACAAATCGGGATATAGAAGGATAG
- a CDS encoding GMC family oxidoreductase: MRKHNGYPIYDEGTGGTSVHWSGWSYRWLPSDFEVRTKIVEKYGEERIPKDMPIQDWGVTYDDMEPYYDKWEKTAGISGEVNPLGPPRANDYPNPPMKESPPIKLFKEATANLGYHPFRMPAATISQQYVNPDGETINACVFCAFCSMYGCDFAAKADPIVTVLKTAQKTGNFEIRNNAHVKRILHDGKKATSVLYVDPLTLEEFEQPADLVVSAAFFSGNNRLMMLSGIGEQYNSETGKGVIGKNFTSHYTGTGGNSATAFFEDKKLNTFAGAGALGCVIDDFNGDHIDNTATDFLLGFNISIFQDGAAAISNNRVPQGTPYWGKEFKEKSIHYAHRYLNIGGMQGTLPRTHNYLDLDPTYKDIYGDPLLRITAKFTDQERNMARAIAEKCAEIAEEMGADIVNTPPVSDDVEMTSSSVNTHAAGGVIMGTDPEISAVNTYSQVWDMENVFVVGGSSFPHFGNSNPTETIGAFAYRATEDMINYLKGDGGLLVEPKSSKATV; encoded by the coding sequence ATGCGTAAACATAATGGATACCCAATCTACGACGAAGGTACAGGCGGGACATCCGTGCATTGGTCAGGTTGGTCGTATCGCTGGCTTCCCTCCGACTTTGAAGTCCGTACTAAAATCGTAGAAAAGTACGGTGAAGAACGAATCCCTAAAGATATGCCGATTCAGGACTGGGGCGTTACATACGATGATATGGAACCGTATTATGATAAGTGGGAAAAAACGGCGGGGATCTCAGGTGAAGTGAATCCATTAGGACCACCACGTGCTAACGATTATCCAAACCCACCGATGAAAGAGTCTCCACCTATCAAATTATTCAAAGAAGCTACGGCTAATCTTGGGTATCACCCATTCCGCATGCCAGCTGCAACGATTTCACAACAATATGTAAATCCAGATGGCGAAACAATCAACGCATGCGTATTTTGTGCATTTTGTTCTATGTACGGTTGTGACTTTGCGGCAAAAGCAGATCCGATCGTTACAGTTCTTAAGACAGCACAAAAAACTGGAAACTTTGAGATCCGTAACAATGCACACGTAAAACGCATTCTACATGACGGGAAAAAAGCAACTAGCGTATTATACGTTGACCCACTTACTCTTGAGGAATTCGAACAACCGGCAGACCTTGTTGTATCGGCTGCATTTTTCTCAGGTAATAACCGTTTGATGATGCTATCTGGAATCGGAGAACAATATAATTCCGAAACTGGAAAAGGCGTAATTGGTAAAAACTTCACTTCACACTACACAGGAACTGGCGGAAACTCCGCTACTGCATTCTTTGAAGACAAGAAGCTCAATACATTCGCAGGAGCTGGTGCACTCGGTTGTGTAATCGATGACTTTAATGGAGATCATATCGATAACACGGCTACAGACTTCCTTCTTGGATTTAACATCAGTATTTTCCAAGACGGTGCGGCGGCTATCTCGAATAACCGTGTGCCTCAAGGTACTCCGTATTGGGGTAAAGAATTTAAAGAGAAATCCATTCATTATGCACATCGTTATTTAAATATTGGTGGTATGCAAGGTACGTTACCACGTACGCATAACTACCTAGACTTGGATCCAACGTATAAAGATATTTACGGTGATCCTCTTCTACGAATCACAGCTAAGTTTACAGACCAAGAACGCAATATGGCAAGAGCAATCGCTGAAAAATGTGCTGAAATCGCAGAAGAAATGGGCGCGGATATCGTCAATACTCCTCCTGTATCGGACGATGTAGAAATGACTTCATCCAGCGTCAATACACATGCAGCAGGTGGCGTGATCATGGGTACAGACCCAGAAATCTCCGCTGTTAATACGTATTCACAAGTATGGGATATGGAAAACGTATTCGTCGTGGGCGGATCATCATTCCCTCACTTCGGTAACTCGAACCCTACAGAAACGATTGGTGCATTCGCTTATCGTGCTACAGAAGATATGATTAACTACCTTAAAGGTGACGGTGGTTTATTGGTTGAACCAAAGAGCAGTAAAGCTACAGTTTAA
- a CDS encoding FAD-dependent oxidoreductase: MAEKLEKVDVVVVGSGWAGGIASAELSKAGYKVVCLERGKERSTKNFIGSKDELRYTKRHELAQDLTKQTMTFETI, translated from the coding sequence ATGGCTGAAAAACTAGAAAAAGTAGACGTTGTCGTTGTTGGAAGCGGTTGGGCCGGAGGAATCGCCTCGGCTGAATTAAGTAAAGCTGGCTATAAAGTGGTCTGCCTAGAACGTGGTAAGGAAAGAAGCACAAAAAATTTCATCGGTTCAAAAGATGAACTTCGTTATACAAAACGTCATGAGTTAGCTCAAGATTTAACGAAACAAACGATGACGTTCGAAACAATATAG
- a CDS encoding gluconate 2-dehydrogenase subunit 3 family protein encodes MADHKDVKPGGSNAGQAPDTSRRQFMKNSGLVVGGVAGGSLLGGLLTNQFKSDKSAPVQTDTKKVELTEARMFFSRYEDFVVLEQATERILPKDDNGPGAIELGVPYFIDKQMAGSWGINGSDYRQGPFLTNDPPVDQTSLNRGQVIITGIRKMNDESRKRFDVTFDKAEEEQQIEVLQDFECSKVKLRGVNAGSMFQLLRELTMEGAYSDPLYGGNRNMAGWEMQEFPGAVPSYADIIEKDEFVKRDPISLTSYQQKS; translated from the coding sequence ATGGCCGATCATAAAGATGTAAAACCAGGCGGGTCCAATGCTGGACAAGCACCCGATACAAGTCGTCGTCAATTTATGAAAAATTCCGGCTTAGTTGTCGGTGGAGTCGCAGGTGGTTCATTGTTAGGTGGACTACTGACTAACCAATTTAAATCCGATAAAAGCGCACCCGTACAAACAGATACGAAAAAAGTAGAGTTAACTGAAGCACGTATGTTCTTTTCGAGATATGAAGACTTCGTCGTTCTTGAACAAGCAACTGAGCGTATATTGCCAAAAGATGATAATGGTCCAGGAGCGATTGAATTAGGAGTTCCTTACTTCATCGATAAACAAATGGCTGGATCTTGGGGCATCAATGGTTCCGATTACAGACAAGGACCATTTTTAACAAATGATCCTCCCGTTGATCAAACTAGTCTAAACAGAGGCCAAGTAATTATTACTGGAATTAGAAAAATGAATGATGAAAGTAGAAAACGTTTTGATGTAACGTTTGATAAAGCAGAAGAAGAGCAACAGATCGAAGTTTTGCAAGACTTCGAGTGTTCCAAAGTGAAACTTCGTGGCGTAAATGCGGGTAGTATGTTCCAGTTACTTCGCGAATTGACAATGGAAGGTGCATATTCTGACCCACTATACGGTGGAAATCGTAATATGGCTGGCTGGGAAATGCAAGAATTCCCTGGTGCTGTACCTTCATACGCAGACATCATCGAAAAAGACGAATTCGTTAAACGCGATCCAATTAGTCTAACAAGTTATCAACAAAAATCGTAA
- a CDS encoding ABC transporter substrate-binding protein, translated as MSKRLGLLLTLFVAMLVVSACSGDGSKDKDGKSGSKENEDSKVLTVAMGSDIVSFDIHDHNNTSTESVHDNMYNYLFKRDADNVVQPELVESFEQVDELTVKMKLKEGVKFHNGDDLTSEDVKFTLERVATDEKLKEHANYKQIKEVEVIDDLTFNVITHDPEPSLFHRLSRLGSGMLPKNYIDENGWDHYLSNPVGTGPYKFKQWVRDDRVVLEPFEDYYDGKVDEWDEVVFRVIPENSTRVSELLTGGVDIATNIPPSDWDRVNDNDGTSMKTEVSNRTLLLMLRSTEGYPTSDVRVRKAIDYAIDNAALAEHALKGGGVPTRTRVGPGNFGHNPDLYDTYNYNIDKAKELLKEAGYEDGFEMTFQSPRGRYLQDAEVSEMIVGMLSQVGITAKLEFMEWSNFVEMRTAKKNGDAYLLGLGNSMFDGAYSVDWYRAERFEGETDYKNDEIEELLDQSAVNMDEKTREEQIQKIEEIAAEDVPHVILYQESINTGVSDRVNFEPTKDEMIYVPNIKRN; from the coding sequence ATGAGTAAGAGGCTAGGTTTATTACTAACATTATTTGTTGCGATGCTAGTAGTATCTGCTTGTTCGGGCGATGGCTCTAAGGACAAAGATGGCAAAAGTGGTAGTAAAGAAAATGAGGACAGTAAAGTGTTAACGGTAGCAATGGGATCAGATATTGTCAGTTTCGATATTCATGATCATAATAATACCTCTACTGAGTCTGTGCACGACAATATGTATAATTACTTGTTTAAAAGAGATGCAGATAATGTTGTTCAACCTGAATTAGTTGAAAGTTTTGAACAGGTAGATGAACTTACAGTTAAAATGAAGTTAAAAGAAGGTGTGAAGTTTCATAATGGAGATGATTTAACTTCAGAAGACGTGAAGTTTACACTTGAAAGAGTAGCAACAGATGAAAAGCTAAAAGAACATGCTAACTATAAGCAAATTAAAGAAGTTGAAGTAATAGATGATTTGACTTTCAATGTAATTACACATGATCCTGAGCCATCATTATTCCATAGATTGTCCAGACTAGGATCTGGTATGTTACCTAAAAACTATATTGATGAGAATGGATGGGATCACTATCTCTCAAATCCAGTAGGTACAGGGCCATACAAGTTTAAACAATGGGTTAGAGACGACAGAGTGGTTCTAGAGCCATTTGAAGATTATTACGACGGTAAAGTCGATGAGTGGGATGAAGTAGTATTCCGTGTTATTCCCGAAAATTCAACACGTGTTTCAGAATTATTAACTGGTGGTGTTGATATTGCAACCAATATCCCACCAAGTGATTGGGACCGTGTTAATGACAACGATGGTACTTCAATGAAAACAGAAGTTTCCAATCGTACACTTTTGCTAATGTTAAGATCAACAGAAGGTTATCCGACTTCTGATGTTCGAGTTAGAAAAGCTATTGACTATGCTATTGATAATGCAGCTTTAGCAGAACATGCATTAAAAGGCGGAGGAGTTCCAACGCGTACAAGAGTTGGCCCAGGAAACTTTGGTCACAACCCGGATTTGTATGATACGTACAACTATAATATTGATAAAGCCAAGGAGTTACTGAAAGAAGCAGGGTATGAAGATGGATTTGAAATGACGTTCCAATCACCACGTGGACGTTATTTACAAGATGCTGAAGTATCCGAAATGATTGTAGGAATGCTTTCACAAGTAGGTATAACAGCGAAACTGGAATTCATGGAGTGGAGTAACTTTGTAGAGATGCGTACTGCGAAAAAGAACGGCGATGCTTACTTACTGGGGTTAGGTAACTCAATGTTTGATGGAGCGTATTCGGTAGATTGGTACCGCGCGGAACGTTTCGAAGGGGAAACAGACTACAAGAATGATGAAATCGAAGAATTGCTTGATCAATCAGCTGTAAACATGGATGAGAAGACACGCGAAGAGCAAATTCAGAAAATCGAAGAAATTGCTGCTGAAGACGTGCCTCACGTAATTCTATATCAGGAATCCATAAATACAGGCGTTAGTGATCGTGTGAACTTTGAACCAACAAAAGATGAAATGATTTACGTACCGAATATCAAACGAAACTAA
- a CDS encoding ABC transporter permease yields MVKFLLRRILEIIPVLLIISFIVFTLVFVAGNPVALMLPEDASTEDIIALEAALGLDQPFVVQYGKYMLNLVQGDFGQSFKYNTDALPLVLERLPATLELGVAALLLAIIIAIPLGIWSATKKNTSIDLFATGGAVLGKAMPNFWLGIMLILLFSVTLGWLPVSGRGTLAHLVLPAITLGTGIAAEMTRLIRSSMVETLSQDYVRTAKSKGIRNFFVVYKHAFRNSLIPVITITALQTSTLVGGTLITETVFSWPGLGQLLIQAVNTRDMAIVQASVFVIAVLVILSNLIADILYRVLDPRIKYN; encoded by the coding sequence ATGGTTAAATTCTTGCTGAGAAGAATACTGGAAATAATACCTGTTCTTCTAATTATATCTTTTATTGTATTTACTCTTGTATTTGTTGCAGGTAATCCTGTTGCTCTTATGCTTCCTGAAGACGCTTCTACTGAGGATATTATTGCACTCGAAGCCGCGCTTGGGTTAGATCAACCTTTTGTCGTCCAATACGGAAAGTATATGTTAAATCTAGTACAAGGTGATTTTGGTCAATCCTTTAAATACAATACGGATGCATTACCTTTAGTATTAGAGAGGCTGCCAGCCACATTAGAACTCGGTGTAGCAGCACTATTACTGGCTATTATTATTGCGATACCACTTGGAATATGGTCTGCCACGAAAAAGAATACTTCTATTGATTTATTTGCAACTGGTGGTGCAGTACTTGGTAAAGCAATGCCTAACTTCTGGTTGGGAATTATGCTAATTTTATTATTTTCTGTAACACTAGGGTGGCTGCCAGTTTCCGGTAGGGGAACGTTAGCTCACTTAGTCTTACCTGCTATTACGCTAGGTACTGGAATAGCGGCAGAAATGACGAGACTCATCCGTTCAAGTATGGTGGAAACATTGAGTCAAGATTACGTAAGAACAGCAAAAAGTAAAGGGATTCGGAATTTCTTTGTTGTGTATAAGCATGCATTTAGAAACTCACTAATTCCCGTCATTACAATTACTGCATTACAAACTTCTACGCTTGTAGGAGGAACATTAATTACAGAAACAGTATTTTCGTGGCCAGGTTTGGGTCAATTATTAATACAAGCTGTGAATACAAGAGATATGGCAATCGTGCAAGCAAGTGTCTTTGTCATAGCAGTTCTTGTTATCTTGTCGAATCTAATAGCTGATATTTTATATAGAGTTTTAGATCCTCGGATTAAATATAACTAA
- a CDS encoding ABC transporter permease: MSNLHNPAINGSEQTTQSVKKSSFQRWIRMLLKSKTGTVGMLIVLAVIFVAAFANVLAPYDPALIDPTKILKPPFWLDGGSIANVLGTDNLGRDILSRIIYGSRVSLLVGVASVILAGIIGVIVGLFAGYYGGWLDTVLMRLVDSFLSIPNILFALVFLSVFGPSVPTLIVVLGVTNWVAYARIVRGETLSIKEREFVKAARSMGVKNNKIIGRHVLPNVISSFIVISTLSVATTIILEASLSFLGLGVQPPTVSWGGILSDGRDYLATSWWLATFPGIAITVTVLGIIFLGDWLRDVLDPRSQGRS; encoded by the coding sequence ATGTCTAATTTACATAATCCTGCGATAAATGGCTCTGAACAAACAACACAGTCGGTAAAGAAAAGTAGTTTCCAAAGATGGATTAGAATGTTGTTGAAAAGTAAGACGGGAACGGTGGGGATGTTGATTGTATTAGCCGTTATATTTGTAGCTGCTTTTGCAAATGTTTTAGCGCCATATGATCCTGCTTTGATCGATCCTACTAAGATATTAAAGCCGCCTTTTTGGTTGGATGGTGGAAGCATTGCGAATGTGTTGGGTACAGATAATTTAGGTCGGGATATACTAAGTAGAATTATTTACGGTTCTAGAGTGTCTTTATTAGTTGGTGTTGCCTCCGTAATACTCGCTGGAATTATTGGGGTAATCGTAGGTTTATTTGCAGGATATTATGGCGGATGGCTAGATACAGTTTTAATGAGACTAGTAGACTCATTTCTCTCTATCCCGAATATTCTATTTGCGCTTGTATTCTTAAGTGTTTTTGGTCCAAGTGTCCCTACATTGATTGTTGTATTGGGGGTAACGAATTGGGTTGCCTACGCACGAATTGTTAGAGGAGAGACACTCTCTATTAAGGAAAGAGAATTTGTTAAGGCAGCCCGTTCAATGGGTGTGAAGAACAATAAAATTATAGGCAGACATGTTTTGCCGAATGTTATCTCTTCATTTATTGTCATCTCCACATTAAGTGTTGCCACGACAATTATATTAGAAGCCTCTCTTAGTTTCTTAGGACTTGGCGTACAGCCTCCTACTGTTTCGTGGGGAGGAATATTAAGCGATGGACGAGATTACTTGGCAACTAGTTGGTGGTTAGCTACGTTCCCGGGCATTGCCATCACCGTAACGGTTCTAGGTATTATTTTCTTGGGGGACTGGTTACGTGATGTGCTTGATCCCCGTTCACAAGGTCGAAGTTAA
- a CDS encoding ABC transporter ATP-binding protein — MKDNTLLKVKNLHTYFRTEHGLIPSVNGVSFEVKEGETLAIVGESGSGKSVTSLSIMGLIESPGKVEDGEILFQNKDLTKVSNKEYRKLRGNDIAMVFQEPLSSLNPLFTIGNQISESIKLHQNVDKKEAKKRSIEMLNHVGIPRADKVYDSFPHTLSGGMRQRVMIAIALSCQPKLLIADEPTTALDVTIQAQILKLMKDLAKEEDTAILLITHDLGVVAEMADKVVVMYAGQVVEYTDVFTLFSSPKHPYTKGLLDSTPKFFDSDEKLESIKGTVPTPDSMPKGCKFHPRCPFAMDICIAQEPTLDKIEGLADQDVRCWLYNDKEAAI; from the coding sequence ATGAAGGACAATACATTATTAAAAGTGAAAAATCTGCATACGTATTTCAGAACAGAACATGGTTTAATACCTTCTGTAAACGGTGTTTCATTTGAAGTTAAAGAAGGGGAAACACTCGCTATTGTTGGGGAGTCGGGATCTGGAAAGAGTGTTACTTCACTATCCATCATGGGATTAATTGAGTCTCCCGGAAAAGTGGAAGACGGAGAAATTTTATTTCAGAATAAAGATCTAACAAAAGTGAGTAATAAAGAATATCGAAAGTTACGCGGTAACGATATTGCAATGGTCTTTCAAGAACCACTGAGTTCTTTAAATCCGTTGTTCACAATAGGTAATCAAATTTCTGAATCTATCAAGTTACACCAGAATGTGGATAAGAAAGAAGCAAAAAAAAGAAGTATTGAAATGCTGAACCATGTTGGGATTCCACGGGCGGATAAAGTCTATGATTCCTTTCCTCACACACTAAGTGGTGGTATGAGACAACGTGTAATGATTGCAATTGCATTGTCATGTCAGCCCAAGCTACTTATTGCCGATGAGCCGACAACTGCGTTAGACGTAACAATACAAGCGCAGATCTTAAAGCTAATGAAAGACTTAGCCAAAGAAGAAGATACAGCAATCTTATTGATTACCCATGACTTGGGTGTAGTTGCCGAAATGGCTGATAAGGTAGTCGTTATGTATGCAGGCCAAGTAGTAGAATACACAGACGTATTCACATTATTCAGTAGTCCGAAACATCCATATACAAAAGGTTTACTTGACAGTACACCAAAATTCTTTGACTCGGACGAAAAGCTAGAGTCTATAAAGGGAACTGTTCCTACTCCTGATTCTATGCCAAAAGGATGTAAATTCCATCCGCGTTGTCCATTTGCAATGGATATTTGTATTGCACAAGAACCTACTTTGGATAAAATAGAAGGCCTAGCCGATCAGGATGTCAGATGCTGGTTGTATAATGATAAGGAGGCTGCTATTTAA
- a CDS encoding ABC transporter ATP-binding protein, whose translation MTNIQTVPLIDKKVLLEVKNLKKHFEVPDGLRSKKTLKAVDGIDFTVIEGETLGIVGESGCGKSTTGNLLIHLLEKTEGTIVFNGQDMDSLNTEQFRKMRADIQMIFQDPFSSLNPRMRVNDIIAEPLKTHKKLSRKQLRDEVYQLMDAVGLDRSYARRYPHEFSGGQRQRIGIARAIALRPKLIICDEPVSALDVSIQAQVLNLLISLQKEFNLTFIFIAHGLPAVKYISDRIAVMYLGKIVEITTKDKLFNRPMHPYTVSLVSAVPLPDPFSRDTRERIILEGDMPSNVDLPSGCRFHTRCPFAQDKCKVDEPALIERETNHLVACHFPLNVENIISN comes from the coding sequence ATGACTAACATACAAACAGTGCCTCTAATAGATAAAAAGGTTCTACTTGAAGTAAAGAACTTAAAAAAGCATTTTGAAGTTCCAGACGGTCTGCGATCTAAAAAGACTTTGAAGGCAGTAGATGGCATTGATTTCACAGTAATTGAAGGAGAGACTCTAGGTATTGTAGGGGAGTCAGGCTGCGGTAAATCAACGACTGGAAATTTACTAATTCATTTGCTTGAAAAGACAGAAGGAACTATTGTCTTTAATGGACAAGATATGGATTCGTTAAATACGGAACAATTTAGAAAGATGCGAGCAGATATACAAATGATATTTCAGGATCCATTTTCTTCATTGAATCCAAGAATGCGTGTTAATGATATTATTGCAGAGCCATTAAAAACACATAAAAAGTTGAGTAGAAAACAACTACGAGATGAAGTTTATCAACTAATGGATGCTGTAGGATTAGATCGATCTTACGCTAGACGTTACCCACACGAGTTTAGTGGTGGACAAAGGCAAAGGATAGGAATCGCCAGAGCCATAGCATTGCGCCCGAAATTAATTATTTGTGATGAACCTGTTTCTGCATTGGATGTATCCATTCAAGCGCAGGTTTTGAATTTATTAATCAGTCTTCAGAAGGAATTTAACTTAACATTCATTTTCATTGCACACGGATTGCCTGCTGTAAAGTATATTAGTGACCGTATCGCAGTTATGTATTTAGGGAAAATTGTAGAAATCACAACAAAAGATAAATTGTTCAATCGACCAATGCATCCATACACAGTAAGCTTAGTTTCAGCAGTTCCCCTGCCAGATCCTTTTAGTAGGGATACTAGAGAACGTATCATTTTGGAAGGCGATATGCCAAGTAACGTGGATTTACCTTCTGGTTGTAGATTCCATACAAGGTGCCCATTCGCACAAGATAAATGTAAAGTAGATGAACCGGCATTGATAGAGAGAGAGACAAATCATTTAGTGGCGTGTCATTTCCCGTTAAATGTGGAGAATATTATAAGTAATTAA
- a CDS encoding M20 family metallopeptidase → MKSVKNYLVDKEHEMLALIERLVNIDSGSHNKDGIDEVGRILSEEYKKLNFTVEVVKEENNGNNLLIRHSDSKETNLIAVAHMDTVFKDGTASERPFKIENERAYGPGVIDMKSSQVALLYAIKALKENNKQSFKDVRIVLNSDEEIGSGTSRHLIEQEAKGKKYALIMEPARKDGSLVSSRRGGGRYTLFVKGKAAHSGIEPQNGISAIEEVAYKVLQLHALTNHDEGINVSVGLIEGGDSVNTIAPSAVAHVDVRISKIEQAEFIDEKIREICSKSDVEGTTIELTGGLNRPPMVKNDETISFLDIIREVGNKVGINITDIGTGGGSDASFTSALGVPTVDGLGPVGGNPHSVDEYLEVPTLVERTNLLAELIERLSEK, encoded by the coding sequence ATGAAATCTGTGAAGAACTACTTAGTCGACAAAGAACATGAAATGCTTGCATTAATTGAAAGACTTGTAAATATCGATTCTGGATCTCATAACAAAGATGGTATCGATGAGGTAGGTAGAATTCTGAGCGAAGAATATAAGAAACTTAATTTTACTGTAGAGGTAGTAAAGGAAGAGAATAATGGTAATAATCTACTGATTCGGCATAGTGATTCTAAGGAAACGAACTTAATTGCTGTAGCGCATATGGATACTGTTTTTAAAGATGGCACAGCGAGTGAAAGACCATTTAAGATAGAAAATGAGCGAGCGTATGGGCCAGGTGTCATTGATATGAAGTCGAGTCAAGTTGCCCTGCTTTACGCTATAAAGGCATTGAAAGAGAATAACAAACAAAGTTTCAAAGACGTTCGTATTGTATTGAACAGCGATGAAGAAATAGGTTCTGGTACTTCGCGTCATCTGATCGAGCAGGAAGCGAAAGGGAAGAAGTATGCTTTAATTATGGAACCGGCTAGAAAAGATGGTTCATTAGTTAGTTCACGTAGGGGTGGGGGCAGATATACTTTATTTGTGAAGGGAAAAGCTGCTCACTCAGGAATAGAACCGCAAAATGGAATTAGTGCAATTGAAGAAGTTGCATATAAAGTACTCCAGTTACACGCACTAACTAATCATGATGAAGGTATAAATGTCAGTGTAGGTCTCATTGAAGGTGGAGATTCTGTAAATACAATTGCGCCTTCTGCTGTAGCGCATGTGGACGTTAGAATCAGTAAAATTGAACAGGCCGAGTTTATAGATGAAAAGATTCGTGAAATCTGTTCGAAATCAGATGTTGAAGGTACAACTATCGAGTTAACGGGTGGATTAAATCGCCCACCAATGGTAAAAAATGATGAAACGATTAGTTTCCTAGATATTATCAGGGAAGTTGGAAACAAAGTAGGAATAAATATAACGGATATAGGTACTGGTGGAGGATCGGACGCGTCCTTTACTTCTGCACTTGGTGTTCCTACAGTCGACGGATTAGGTCCAGTCGGGGGAAACCCACACAGTGTAGACGAATATTTAGAAGTACCTACCCTAGTAGAAAGAACAAATCTTCTAGCTGAGTTAATTGAAAGGTTAAGCGAAAAGTAA